The following DNA comes from Rhinolophus sinicus isolate RSC01 linkage group LG06, ASM3656204v1, whole genome shotgun sequence.
CGGTTAGAAGTTGGCAGCTTGGGAAATGGAGGAACAGGAGGGGAGTTGGGATGtcgttaaaaaaaacacagacccCCAAACTGGGGTGCCTGGGGGGAACTTGGTCTTCTTCAACCCAAGAATTATCAGAAGATCAAAAGCGGTTGGGGAAGGCCAGAACCgtcaggggtggagggaagaggaaggtccagggggtgggggggctgtttGGCAACTGGGTGAAGGGATTGCCCTCCCCCTGCTGGGATCCCCCCAGCCCCTCCGGTCTGGCAGGAAGGGGGCAGCCTGCAACCCCCATGGGCAGGTCTGGGGCTGCCAGATGCTCCGGGCAGGGGGCTGGAGGGGGCTCACAAAGGCTTGCCCTCCAGGGAGATGACAGCACTGCCCCCCAGCTTCTCTGCCAGAGTGCAGCGGTCCTTGACCTCCTCGTAGCAGTTTGCTTGTAATTCATGCTTGATCCCTGTGGGGAAAAGGGGGGAGCATATGTGAGCAGGAAGCAGTAGGGGTAGTTTATGGCTGGGAAGGAGCCAGTCGGAACAGATGGGAAGGACAGGGTTACATTCCAAACAGCCAGGGACAAGGAGGGGGAGGAACCTCCTCTGCCATGCCAGTCACCCCACCCAACAGCCAAAGCCTGGGCAGAAAGAAGGGCATGTGGCACTACCAATGCTGTCCCTTACCCGTCAGCTTCTTCTTGATGGCGTCCTTGGAGCTGGCATAGATCATTTTGCTCTTAAGGGGTGCAGACTCAGGAGCCCTGGATAGAAACAAGAGACACAGAAACTTGCAGCAAAGTCTCCTCCAAGTCTAGCAAGTGCCCTCAAGCAATAGATGACTTCCAGAGAAACACTTGAGCTGGCCGCTTGCATTCAAACTTTCATCAAGTTCCTCATTGACAAGTTTTCTGTTACAacaccctcccccaaaaaaacacacacttctGGTTAATTAGGAGGCAGAGTTCCCATCCTGAGAAAGGGGGAGTGAGACAGAGCCACTACAGGTGACAAAAGAAGTGCCTGCAGGAGGAGCTCACCAGAAGATAAACACCAGGTCCTCCTTCTTGCTCTCCTTGGTCTCATAGGTTGCATCATAGAGGGCGTAGCGACAGTCCTTGTCCGGCAGCATCTTGACAAAGGTGGCGTAGGGGTCGTCTACAGTCTGGCCCACATCACCTACCAGGATCTCCTTGCCCTCCTCCAGGATGATGTTCTTCTTGTCCTCACTCAGGCAGAAGAGCACGGCCTTCTTGCGCTTCTTCACCTCCTCTGGTGTCGACGACTTACGCACCTTCATGTCATTGAACACTTTGATGACTCCATCAGAGACAGCCACACCAGAGGCCTGGGGGACGAGCCACACACACCTCATAAAAAAAAACTTCCTGGGACTCCCCCTGAAGtcccttcctttgctttcttAGGAGACCTGTCTGGATGCCAACCAACATACCTATAGTCCTCAGCCCCAAGAGCTCATGAAACCCTTTCCCAAAGTAAGTGTCCCTATTTTCCTACTCAAGCCACTGTCAAAAAACCAGATGGGACACGACCCCAAAATGGCAGCCACAGAAGAGACCTCTGATCACCTCATTCAGCAtcatttctccccaccccaacatcTTACAGGCTAGAAATTGAAGACCCGTGAGAAACAGAACCATGATTGAGACATGAGCCCAGAATTAGAAGAATCCACAGGCAACTGACTCGTTTCCTACTCACATTACACAATCTCAGCTTTTGGATAAAACTGCTGACTCAGAACCTCTTTGAAGAAAACCTAGACACCGAAATCACAGCCATCTCTTCTGGAAAGAGAGAACCAGGCCCCTACAATGCTAGATGAAACACCAAAGGTGCTCAGCCGTTGAGGCAAATTCATCAGAGTCGCTCAGTGCAGTTATTACACAAACTATCCTTTTCTCTGCTGGAGTCTTCCTCAACCAAAAAATTACAACCCCTCATTAAGGCCTTACCCGACAACTCcctattttttggggaaaatgcaGGCCCAAAAGGCTGACAGAAGTACACAGCgcaaactcaaatgcctacagTCCTTGAGAGCCCTTTATACTTCTATTTTGGGTCGTATCGGGGGACACCCTAGCCCGGAAAAGCAGCGACTGTCCACGATGAAATCTGCGGAGCACCCCCCTCCCGGAACTGCAGAGGAAGCCGGCCACGTGACTCAGCCGCTTCCGGAGTAGGCGGGGAAAGGAGCTAGGCTAGGCTCGGCCCCTCCCCGAGAGAGAAACCCCTACCCAGAGGCAGTAGCAACTCCAAGGCCTCAACTCGAAAGAATCGCTTTTACAAGCCGGCATATCAGCCGGAGCCTCGGCAAGTTACACAACGTTCGGTTCTCGGAGCCTTCGGGCCGAACTCGGGCGGGGTGGTTTCCGGGCGGTGCCCGCCTGGGTCACTTCCCTAAACTTGACTCCACCCTCAAGCCCCATCCGGGAAAGCCGATGGCCCCGCTTGTCCAAGGCTTCGGGCCCAGCGCCCAGGCCCGAGCGTGTGCGCACGCGCTGCCGAAAACGCCGTTCCAGCCTTTGCCCGATGTACAGAGCGGAGAACCCAGCTCGCTTCGTGGGCGAGCTCGCTCCGGAGCAGGACCGTGGCCTCTGCGGTGTCCGATCCGTGCCGCGCGGTGCAAGCCCCTAATCCCGGGCGCCCACTCCCGGACCCTGACGCCCGCGCATCCCCGCCGCGCCCGCCCCTCCCAGGCGCAGGCATCTTTGCCACCTGCTCTCGAGACAGACCAGCCTGCCGAGGGAGGATGACGCGGAGACAGGAACAGCACTTGGGTGGGGCGCGCGCGCCAAGACTGCTCGCGCGCTTTTCCTTCGCCGCCCCCGGGCGAGGTTTGGATACCGCGTGCTCCCGTCAAGCGCGCGTTCCCGTGAACCGACTCACTTCGCCGCTGCGGCGCGCGACACCACCCGATCTGCGAGGGGCGGGCGCGCGCCTCGGACCCCTCCCCCACGGCTAGTGTCCGCGCGGGCGCAccacagaggtgggggaggggaagggagcccAGGGGGCGCGCGTGCGACGTCCCAGCCAGCCATCCCTGGCGCCCGCGGGCGCGCACGCGCGTCCCGGGGCCGCCCGCCCCTCAGCACGAGACCCTCATCCCGCCcggggtgctgggggaggggtgccgACGTCGTTTCCCCGTTCCCTCCCACACGCGAGACGACCAACTCGCAGCCGCCTCCCTCAAGCACCGTGGCCTGGCGCTCACCATGTTTCCGGAAGCAAAAAGGCGACAGCAAGGAGAGCCAGAAAAGATGAGAGCCGCTGCAGCTGCTGCCGGGATCCGACTGAACGCGGCCTCTCCCGGCCCCTTCCGTTTAGTATGAGCCGCACAATGAGGGGCGGGGCGGGCTTCCGGCGCTCCCTCTGCGGACCGACGGGAAATGAAGTCCAAGGGTCCTGCGCCGTCCTCGAGCTCGCTGGGTAACAGAGTCTTTTTGGTCAACCGTCTTCCCAGCGCTACATTGCATACCGGGAAATGTAGTCCGAGACAGCCGAGAGAGGCGGGGCTCTGGCACAGAGAGCGCGCCCATTGGTCGAATTTCCCAGGAAACGCTAAACGCTGTGAAAGGCGCTAGGTAACATGACCTGAAAATGAGCCCCGGCTTCGCGGCTCTTCCTTCACCCAGTTGTGAAACGGTTTCCTTAAGATCCATCTTAGCACTTTCTGGATCCCTTGTTCTGAAAACTTTGAGTGAATTAGTATTTTGCTTTTCTGAAGCGAAGCAACTATTCACTGGCCCGGAATCCAGTCCTTGAGCAGGAGAATCGCAAGTATAAGGCGCCTTCAATCCAGTAAACATTGAGCACCCTCCATGGCAAAGCCACACTTGTCTCCTGAGAAAAGGCCATATGAAACTgcaataaaataagagaaaaaaatacggGAAAGGTTAAAAGGAACTCTTTGAAAATAGATGTGTCGTTTTAAACGTTTGGCAAATTTACAAGGCACTAAAAGTAGAAGGGCAGGGGTTTGTGCATTCAACTCAAGGATTACGTGCCTTTTACTACAGAGCGAAAAGAAATAGATACTAAATCAAACTTGAATCTTGTTCTCGAGTTAAGAACCAGGCATATAGTTCATTTAATACCCCCCAAAACTGAGACAAGTTTCACAAAAACAAACGGGTTGGGGGGCTCGGGAAAATTTCGTTGGCTTCAAACAATGACACGGCTTCACTGTGCAGGCAGAGAAGAAAGGGTCTCAAACAAGGGAATTAGGGCCATTGATCCTCCAAGCGTAATAAAGGATGTAAATGAGCTGAAAGCCCGTTCTTCACTGGTCGGGGAGCGACTCCCTAGAGTGGGGTACCTCGCAGAGCATGCCGGGGGTTGTAGTCGGGGACGTCCCGCCGCGCACTGCCTACCAACCGAGCTACGGGGAGCCCCAGGTGAAGGCCATAGCTCGACCGCTGCCTACCCCTAGAGACCCTGTCAGAAGAGAAAACTGGCTCCATCTTTATCGAGCCTCAGAGTTGCCAAGAGCAacgagaagggggagggggatatCGCAGTTACCCTGGAGACGCGCTCCCTCCCGCCCCTAGCCGCGGGATGCCCTAGATGTCCTTATTAGGACAAGAGAATAGAGGGGGCGGGACCAACCCTAACGATGGCTGGAGGGTCCTTATAAGGCAGCGTCGGACAGAAGGCGGGCGTTCGGAGTAGGCTGGGCGGAGTCTGGAGGGGCGGGCCTGTTGCTCCCACGGCCGCCACTACGCTCGTAGGCTCCAAATTAGCACCTCGCGACTTCTGGTATGACGGCTAGGGGTTGCTTCAACTCCCAAGCGAGATCCTTGTGCCCAACTCCTCCATACGTGTCCCTCAACCTGGGACCTTTTTTGCATAAATATACCATCTCAATCCGATCTGAGGGTCCCCAACCTCCAATAAATCACTAAAACGGCGAAACGTTCACCCCTTTCACCCTCGTCGGGTCTTCTTACCTCCAGCTTGCTCCCCCATATCCAACCACGTATCCATCTCAGCCACTCCTTTACCTGCCAGGATACCCAACACTTCCctgcttttccctcttctcctctgttcccctccccccgtCCTACTAACTTTGGCCTTCCCTGAAAATTCCTGACTTCGCTCCCCACTGCCCTGTGTCGTCCCTCCCAGCTCGGGATCATCATTTATTTCCTCGGAGGGTCCTTCAGCTCCTTCTGCGTTAGCTTTGTGTTCTCATACCCTGTACTTTCTAGATACCTCGCCTGCAAATACACCTGCAACCATttgtctcccaccccccacctctcaGCCTTTTCACAAGCCCAGTCTCTCCAGACTCCTCCGTCAAGGTTAGCTGAAAATGACAGCCTCAGATTACTTGGTTAAGCACCGCCCCAGCCAGCCCTCCCAGCCACAAGGGGGTGCAGTCCGCCTTTCTCTTGCCTTCACAAAGCAGATCGCCCTAGAttctggggtgggaggaaggggcgGGTCTAGGCTCGGGGGCCTGGGTGGGGTGCGTCCCAAAGGCTGGTCCTGGCCGGGAGGAGCGAGGGGGCGAAAGACCATAGAAACCGTGCTCGGCACCAACCACTCAGAGTAGtggaggggcggggagggcagTAGGAGGTTATCCTCTAGTTAGTGCCCCTCGTCGGACCACGTGATTGAAGAAGTCCCGCCTTCACCCTCCTGAGCCAGGGGTTCGAATCCTGTTTCCAGAACTGGGCTCTCAGTACCGCCGGCGTGAGGCGTCAAAGGCCTAGTCCTGGGGCTCATGGCGGCGCCGGTGCGTCTGGGCCGGAAACGCCCGCTGCCGGTTTGCCCCAACCCGCTCTTTGTACGCTGGCTGACCGAGTGGCGGGACGAGGCAGCCGGCAGGGGGCGCCGCACACAATTCGTGTTTCAGAAGGTGGGTCCCAGCCTGACCTGATGAGGACAGGTGCTGGCGGAGCCAAACGACCAGGCCAGCCCTGACCCGGTACGGTACCCCCTACCCCGCCAGGCGCTGCGCTCCCTCCGGCGTTATCCACTGCCTCTGCGCAGCGGTAAAGAAGCTAAGATCCTGCTGCATTTCGGAGACGGGCTCTGCCGGATGCTGGACCAGCGGCTGCAGCAGCACCGATCATCTGGTGGTGAGCTCTGGCAGCAGGGGTCGGGGGTTCCCTGAGTCACCCCCAGGTGCAGCCTCCGTAACCACGTGGGATACCTTAGCTTCAAGTTCCACTCTTCTGTCCAAGTTGCTGTCTGACGTAGGGCTCGGTGCTGGCTCTCATAGAGCCTCACCGCTCTCACCTACCACACGAGCTGGCAGCGTCCCAGATCCTCCCGCCTGCTGGATTCCATGGGGTCCGGGGTTGACTCTCTTCTCCCGCAGGTGACCATGCCCCAGCTTCATCTGGAGCAAAGAGTCCAGCCCAGGAAGGACCACCTGCTGAAGTCCAGGACTCTTCCATGCCAGTGAGGATGGGGCAAGAGGAGTGGAAGGGATTGTGGGGGCACCAGGAGTAAGATTTTCTGGCTTGGGGGACTAGCAGGCCTGGGTCCACATCTCCCCACCAGTGATACctggccttgggcaagtgacttattCTTCCTCATGgctagttttctcatttgtagatGGGTATGCCTATGTTGATTGGTAATAGAGTCAGTTCTATGATCAAGTTATTTAGGGGGCCAAGCCCAGTAAGTTGTGGGGGTTGATGTTACTGAGTTTTCTTGTCTTACCACCTCTGTCCTGCAGTGGATGGTAGAACTGAGACTGGATCGGGCCGATTACACCACCCCACAAGTGTCCACGGTCTCATCCCAAACTTGCAGGCGATCATCCCATCATCTGTCCTGTTTAACAGATCTGGGAACTGAGAGGCAgctgagtgacttgcccagggccatGCAGCCTGCAGAGATAGAACCTGAACCTCAGCCCTGTCTGGGATTCAGTCTACAATGGCTGGCTGGCTGATTTTCATATTCAAAGTCCTTTATGTCTTTAAGGTTCTGGCCCAGCCCAAAGCGGGAGGCTCTGGCAGCTACTGGCCAGCTCGGCACTCAGGAGCACGAGCAGTACTGCTGCTGCTCTATAGGGAACACCTGGTGAGTACCTAGCTACACCCAGAGTCAGGGAACCGAGGTAGTGGGGCGTGAGGCTCTGGGAAGAGATTGGCCCAGGCACGGAATCTGCCTTGGTTATGTTTCTGCCTTGGTTACAGAATCCTAGTGGCCACAGCTTCCTAACCAAGGAGGAGCTGCTGCAGAGGTGTACCCAGGAGGCTCCCGGGGTGAGCACTGAGGTGGGGAAGGTTGGGACCAAGTGGCTCTGCATCTGACCTTGAGCCCACCAGAGGCTGCCCTTCTCAGGAGCTAGCAATGGCATGGGCCCCAGGGAGCTGGACACATGGTAGCGCCAGGTGCTCTCTAACAATCTCCCCTATGGACAGGTGGCCCCTGGAAGTGCTCGATCCTGGCCAGCTCTCCGCTCCCTGCTCCACAGGAACCTGGTCTTCAGGACACAACAGCCAGCCAGGTGGGGCCAACTACAGGGGacgcaggaggcagggagggggaacATGCATGACGGTCTGAGTGGGGCCTGCAGTCACCCAGCAATTCCCAGCCCTCATGCTGTTGAggttgggggaaaggggaggCCTTATCCCCAGGAGCCCACAATGTGGGAATACTGCGAGGGTGTGAGAGACCGAGTAGTGAGGGCAAGGAGGAAGAGGTACGACAGATTATCAGCGGAGCGGAAGAGCTTTGCTGAGGACATGGCATTTGACACACTTTAGAATTCAGAGGATAGTGATGCAGGAAAAGCACTGCAGGGAGGAGGGAATAGTATGAGCAAAGTTGGGAGGAAGGAAAGTGTCTGAGACATATTGCAGACCTGAG
Coding sequences within:
- the CFL1 gene encoding cofilin-1 isoform X1; translation: MASGVAVSDGVIKVFNDMKVRKSSTPEEVKKRKKAVLFCLSEDKKNIILEEGKEILVGDVGQTVDDPYATFVKMLPDKDCRYALYDATYETKESKKEDLVFIFWAPESAPLKSKMIYASSKDAIKKKLTGIKHELQANCYEEVKDRCTLAEKLGGSAVISLEGKPL
- the CFL1 gene encoding cofilin-1 isoform X2, producing the protein MKVRKSSTPEEVKKRKKAVLFCLSEDKKNIILEEGKEILVGDVGQTVDDPYATFVKMLPDKDCRYALYDATYETKESKKEDLVFIFWAPESAPLKSKMIYASSKDAIKKKLTGIKHELQANCYEEVKDRCTLAEKLGGSAVISLEGKPL